AATAAAGGAGAATATGTTGCTTTGATGGGGCCTTCGGGATCCGGAAAATCTACTTTAATGAATCTGTTGGGTTGTTTGGATACGCCTACTTCCGGACGTTATGTTTTAAACGGAAAAGATGTAAGCCAAATGAAAGATGATGAATTGGCGGGAATTAGAAACACAGAAATTGGTTTCGTTTTTCAAACCTTCAATCTTTTACCCAGAACAACTGCACTCGACAATGTTGCTTTACCAATGATTTACGCCGGATATTCAAAATCTGACAGAAATGCCCGTGCAACAGAGGTTTTAGAACAAGTAAATCTGTCAGACAGAATGGATCATCAACCGAATCAATTATCAGGAGGACAGCGTCAGCGTGTTGCCATTGCCCGAGCGCTTGTGAATAAACCTTCTATTATTTTAGCCGATGAACCAACAGGAAACTTAGACAGTAAAACTTCAGTAGAAATCATGAAGCTTTTTGGAGACATTCACGCACAAGGAAATACTGTAATCTTAGTAACCCACGAAGAAGATATTGCAGCTTACGCTCATAGAGTAATTCGTTTAAGAGACGGATTAATTGAAAGCGACACAACGAAATAATTTTAGATTGCTGATTTTAGATTTTAGATTGCTTTAATTTTAGATTGCTGATTTTAGACTTTAGATTGTTTTCAAAATGCCTAAAATCAATCAGAATTAAAATAATTCAAATAAAAATCTAAAATCTGAACTCTAAAATCTAAAATCATAAAAAATGAAAGTATATACCAAAACAGGCGATAAAGGCACAACTGCTCTTTTTGGAGGCACACGTGTACCAAAAGATCATATTAGAATTGACAGTTACGGAACTGTCGATGAGTTAAATTCTTATATAGGATTAATTCGCGATCAGGAAATAGATTCACATTATAAAACCATTTTAATAGAAATTCAGGACCGTCTTTTTACTGTAGGCGCCATTTTGGCAACGCCTCAGGAAAAAGAAGTATTAAAAAACGGTGAACTTCGGTTAAAAAATCTTGGAATTATAGATTCTGACATCGAGTTACTTGAAAACGAAATAGATAAAATGGAAGAAACTCTTCCGCAAATGACTCATTTTGTTTTACCTGGCGGGCACCCAACTGTGTCACATTGTCATATAGCACGCTGTATATGCCGTCGTGCAGAGCGTTTGGCAGTACATTTAAGTCATAATGAACACGTTCCGGAAATCGCAATCCAATACTTAAACCGACTTTCTGACTACCTTTTTGTCTTGGCACGAAAGTTGTCCTCAGACCTTAAAGCGGAGGAAGTGAAGTGGATTCCGAGGAAGTAAAATTTTAGATTTTAGAATTCAGATTTTAGATTTTTCAAGATTCCATAAATCTAAAATCAACAATCTAAAATCTGCAATTAACGGGACGTTCTTAAATTTTATTAAAATAAATCAAATTTTACTTGTCTTTTTCAGTAAAAAATTTATTTTTGCACAAACTAAACAGATAACAGATGTATTGGACATTAGAATTAGCATCTTATTTAAGTGATGCGCCATGGCCTGCTAACAAAGACGAACTTATAGACTACGCTATTAGAGCTGGTGCTCCATTAGAAGTAGTAGAGAACCTTCAGTCTATCGAAGACGAAGGAGAGATATATGAATCAATGGAAGAAATTTGGCCTGATTATCCAACAGACGAAGATTATCTTTGGAATGAGGATGAATATTAAAAAAATAAACCAAATGAAAAAGTCTCATCACAGAGGCTTTTTTTTTGGTTCAAATACACATATTATATAATAAAAGAAATACAAATAAATTATGAGTTTCATAAACAGCATCATTAAGGTCTTTGTAGGTGATAAATCTCAAAAAGATGTCAAAGCTTTACAGCCTTACTTAAACAAAATTAAAACTTTCGAAACTAGTTTAATGAGCTTATCTCATGATGAACTTAGAGCGAGAACCGTTTATTTTAAAGAAAGAATTAAAGAAGCAAGAGCAGATAAAGATGCTAAAATTGCTTCGCTTAAAGCTGAAGTTGAAAACATTGAGGATATCGACAAAAGAGAAGATATTTATGATGCCATAGATACTCTTGAAAAAGAAGCTTATGAAATCTCAGAAAAAACTTTGATGGAGATTCTTCCTGAAGCGTTTGCTGTTGTAAAAGAAACAGCACGTCGTTTCAAAGAAAACTCTCATATTGAAGTTACTGCAACTGCAAAAGACCGTGAATTTTCTGCAACAAAACCATACATTGTTATTGATGGCGAAAAATCTATCTGGGCAAATAAATGGAACGCTGCCGGAAAAGACATCACCTGGGATATGATTCACTATGATGTTCAGCTAATTGGAGGTATGGTATTGCACGAAGGTAAAGTTGCCGAAATGCAAACGGGAGAAGGTAAAACTTTAGTTGCTACTCTTCCTCTTTACTTAAACGCTTTAACCGGAAACGGAGTTCACTTAGTAACCGTGAATGACTACTTAGCAAAACGTGACAGCACGTGGAAAGCACCTTTATTCGAATTCCACGGTTTATCTGTTGACTGTATCGATAATCACCAGCCAAGTACTGAGCAAAGAAAAAAGCATACGACGCTGATATCACTTACGGAACTAACAATGAATTTGGTTTTGACTACTTAAGAGATAATATGGCGCACTCGCCTAGCGATTTAGTTCAAAGAAAACACAATTATGCAATTGTCGATGAGGTCGATTCTGTATTAATTGATGATGCAAGAACACCGCTTATTATTTCAGGACCGGTTCCTCAGGGAGATCGTCATGAGTTTAACGAATTGAAACCAAAAATCGAAAACCTTGTTGCTCAACAACGTCAGTTAGCAAATGGTTTCTTAGCAGAAGCTAAAAAATTAATCAAAGAAGGAAATACTAAAGAAGGTGGATTCTTATTACTAAGAGCCTACAGATCTTTACCTAAAAATAAAGCATTAATTAAGTTTTTAAGTGAAGAAGGAATTAAACAATTGCTTCAAAAAACTGAAAACCAATACATGCAGGATAACAATCGTGAAATGCATAAAGTTGACGAAGCTTTGTATTTTGTGATTGAAGAAAAAAATAATCAGGTTGAATTAACTGATA
The sequence above is a segment of the Flavobacterium sp. genome. Coding sequences within it:
- a CDS encoding DUF2795 domain-containing protein, whose product is MYWTLELASYLSDAPWPANKDELIDYAIRAGAPLEVVENLQSIEDEGEIYESMEEIWPDYPTDEDYLWNEDEY
- a CDS encoding ABC transporter ATP-binding protein: MADPLIKITDIKRNFALGNEIVYVLKGINLEINKGEYVALMGPSGSGKSTLMNLLGCLDTPTSGRYVLNGKDVSQMKDDELAGIRNTEIGFVFQTFNLLPRTTALDNVALPMIYAGYSKSDRNARATEVLEQVNLSDRMDHQPNQLSGGQRQRVAIARALVNKPSIILADEPTGNLDSKTSVEIMKLFGDIHAQGNTVILVTHEEDIAAYAHRVIRLRDGLIESDTTK
- a CDS encoding cob(I)yrinic acid a,c-diamide adenosyltransferase; this encodes MKVYTKTGDKGTTALFGGTRVPKDHIRIDSYGTVDELNSYIGLIRDQEIDSHYKTILIEIQDRLFTVGAILATPQEKEVLKNGELRLKNLGIIDSDIELLENEIDKMEETLPQMTHFVLPGGHPTVSHCHIARCICRRAERLAVHLSHNEHVPEIAIQYLNRLSDYLFVLARKLSSDLKAEEVKWIPRK